Proteins encoded by one window of Porphyrobacter sp. YT40:
- a CDS encoding MoxR family ATPase, protein MADQQQRFEGTKSYIATEDLKVAVNAAVTLRRPLLVKGEPGTGKTVLAHEISKALGAPLIEWNIKSTTKAHQGLYEYDAVARLRDGQLGEERVHDIRNYIKKGKLWEAFTSPQLPVLLIDEIDKADIEFPNDLLQELDRMSFDVYETQERIEAKERPIVVITSNNEKELPDAFLRRCFFHYIKFPDRETMQDIIDVHFPGIQKTLVKKAMDIFYDLREVPGLKKKPSTSELLDWLKLLLNEDMPLDVLQNSNPASAIPPLHGALLKNEQDIMLFERLAFMARRNPS, encoded by the coding sequence ATGGCCGACCAGCAGCAGCGTTTCGAAGGCACCAAGTCCTATATCGCGACCGAAGACCTCAAGGTTGCGGTCAATGCCGCCGTGACGCTGCGCCGCCCGCTGCTGGTCAAGGGCGAACCCGGCACCGGCAAGACCGTGCTGGCGCATGAAATCTCCAAGGCCTTGGGTGCGCCGCTGATCGAGTGGAACATCAAATCGACCACCAAGGCACATCAGGGCCTTTACGAGTATGACGCCGTGGCGCGCCTGCGTGACGGGCAGCTCGGCGAAGAGCGCGTCCATGACATCCGCAACTACATCAAGAAGGGCAAGCTGTGGGAGGCCTTCACCTCGCCGCAGCTACCCGTGCTGCTGATCGACGAGATCGACAAGGCCGACATCGAGTTTCCCAACGACCTGCTGCAGGAGCTCGATCGCATGAGCTTCGACGTTTACGAGACTCAGGAGCGGATCGAGGCGAAGGAACGCCCGATCGTCGTCATCACCTCGAACAACGAGAAGGAGCTGCCCGACGCCTTCCTGCGCCGCTGCTTCTTCCACTACATCAAGTTCCCCGATCGCGAGACGATGCAGGACATCATAGACGTCCACTTCCCCGGTATCCAGAAGACGCTGGTGAAGAAGGCGATGGATATCTTCTATGACCTGCGCGAAGTGCCGGGCCTCAAGAAGAAGCCCTCGACCTCCGAGCTGCTCGACTGGCTGAAGCTGCTGCTCAACGAGGACATGCCGCTGGATGTTCTCCAGAACAGCAATCCGGCGAGCGCGATTCCGCCGCTGCACGGCGCGCTGCTGAAGAACGAGCAGGACATCATGCTGTTCGAACGCCTCGCCTTCATGGCGCGGCGCAATCCGAGCTAA